In a single window of the Pseudorca crassidens isolate mPseCra1 chromosome 9, mPseCra1.hap1, whole genome shotgun sequence genome:
- the BTBD10 gene encoding BTB/POZ domain-containing protein 10 isoform X3 has product MPKDADLAFSAALFEKAESLYTLISKFFSCFCVSALAYTKVSAPSRVAKGVVEHTKMSLHGASGGHERSRDRRRSSDRSRDSSHERTESQLTPCIRNVTSPTRQHHVEREKDHSSSRPSSPRPQKASPSGSSSSAGNSSRNSSQSSSDGSCKTSGEMVFVYENAKEGARNVRTSERVTLIVDNTRFVVDPSIFTAQPNTMLGRMFGSGREHNFTRPNEKGEYEVAEGIGSTVFRAILDYYKTGIIRCPDGISIPELREACDYLCISFEYSTIKCRDLSALMHELSNDGARRQFEFYLEEMILPLMVASAQSGERECHIVVLTDDDVVDWDEEYPPQMGEEYSQIIYSTKLYRFFKYIENRDVAKSVLKERGLKKIRLGIEGYPTYKEKVKKRPGGRPEVIYNYVQRPFIRMSWEKEEGKSRHVDFQCVKSKSITNLAAAAADIPQDQLVVMHPTPQVDELDILPIHPPSSNNDLDPDAQNPML; this is encoded by the exons TGCTCCCTCACGTGTTGCTAAAGGAGTTGTTGAGCACACCAAAATGAGTCTACATGGTGCTAGTGGGGGACATGAGAGATCAAGAGATAGACGAAGGTCAAGTGACCGATCTCGAGATTCATCTCACGAAAGAACAGAATCTCAGCTCACTCCTTGTATTAGAAATGTTACTTCTCCAACACGACAGCACCATGTTG AACGTGAGAAAGATCACAGCTCCTCTCGTCCAAGCAGTCCTCGTCCTCAAAAAGCATCTCCAAGTGGTTCCAGTAGCAGTGCTGGGAACAGCAGCAGAAACAGTAGTCAGTCAAGTTCAGATGGTAGCTGTAAGACATCTGGGGAAATGGTGTTTGTgtatgaaaatgcaaaagaagGAGCTCGGAATGTAAGAACGTCAGAACGAGTGACACTAATAGTGGATAACACTAGATTTGTTGTAGACCCATCCATTTTTACTGCACAGCCAAATACAATGTTGGGCAG GATGTTTGGATCTGGCAGAGAACATAACTTTACACGTCCCAATGAGAAGGGAGAGTATGAGGTGGCAGAGGGGATTGGCTCTACTGTGTTTCGAGCTATTCTG gattactataaaacaggaataatccGTTGTCCTGATGGCATATCTATTCCTGAACTGAGAGAAGCTTGTGACTATCTTTGTATCTCTTTTGAATATAGTACTATTAAATGTAGAGATCTCA GTGCCCTAATGCATGAGTTATCAAATGATGGTGCTCGTAGACAGTTCGAATTTTACCTGGAAGAAATGATTCTGCCTCTCATGGTAGCTAGTGCCCAGAGTGGGGAACGTGAATGCCACATAGTGGTGCTTACAGACGATGATGTGGTTGATTGGGATGAAGAGTATCCACCACAGATGGGAGAAGAATATTCACAAA TTATTTATAGCACAAAATTATATAGATTTTTCAAGTACATTGAAAACAGAGATGTGGCCAAATCAGTTTTGAAGGAGAGGGGTCTTAAGAAGATTAGATTGGGAATAGAAG GTTATCCAAcctacaaagaaaaagtaaagaaaaggccTGGGGGCCGCCCAGAAGTGATTTACAACTATGTCCAAAGGCCCTTTATTCGAATGTcttgggagaaggaagaaggaaagagtcGGCATGTAGACTTTCAGTGCGTAAAGAGTAAATCTATCACCAACCTTGCAGCAGCTGCCGCAGACATTCCCCAGGACCAGCTGGTGGTCATGCACCCAACTCCTCAAGTGGATGAGCTGGATATTCTCCCTATCCATCCCCCTTCTAGCAACAATGACCTCGATCCTGACGCACAGAATCCGATGCTGTGA
- the BTBD10 gene encoding BTB/POZ domain-containing protein 10 isoform X4, whose translation MAGRPHPYDSNSSDPENWDRKLHSRPRKLYKHSSAPSRVAKGVVEHTKMSLHGASGGHERSRDRRRSSDRSRDSSHERTESQLTPCIRNVTSPTRQHHVEREKDHSSSRPSSPRPQKASPSGSSSSAGNSSRNSSQSSSDGSCKTSGEMVFVYENAKEGARNVRTSERVTLIVDNTRFVVDPSIFTAQPNTMLGRMFGSGREHNFTRPNEKGEYEVAEGIGSTVFRAILDYYKTGIIRCPDGISIPELREACDYLCISFEYSTIKCRDLSALMHELSNDGARRQFEFYLEEMILPLMVASAQSGERECHIVVLTDDDVVDWDEEYPPQMGEEYSQIIYSTKLYRFFKYIENRDVAKSVLKERGLKKIRLGIEGYPTYKEKVKKRPGGRPEVIYNYVQRPFIRMSWEKEEGKSRHVDFQCVKSKSITNLAAAAADIPQDQLVVMHPTPQVDELDILPIHPPSSNNDLDPDAQNPML comes from the exons TGCTCCCTCACGTGTTGCTAAAGGAGTTGTTGAGCACACCAAAATGAGTCTACATGGTGCTAGTGGGGGACATGAGAGATCAAGAGATAGACGAAGGTCAAGTGACCGATCTCGAGATTCATCTCACGAAAGAACAGAATCTCAGCTCACTCCTTGTATTAGAAATGTTACTTCTCCAACACGACAGCACCATGTTG AACGTGAGAAAGATCACAGCTCCTCTCGTCCAAGCAGTCCTCGTCCTCAAAAAGCATCTCCAAGTGGTTCCAGTAGCAGTGCTGGGAACAGCAGCAGAAACAGTAGTCAGTCAAGTTCAGATGGTAGCTGTAAGACATCTGGGGAAATGGTGTTTGTgtatgaaaatgcaaaagaagGAGCTCGGAATGTAAGAACGTCAGAACGAGTGACACTAATAGTGGATAACACTAGATTTGTTGTAGACCCATCCATTTTTACTGCACAGCCAAATACAATGTTGGGCAG GATGTTTGGATCTGGCAGAGAACATAACTTTACACGTCCCAATGAGAAGGGAGAGTATGAGGTGGCAGAGGGGATTGGCTCTACTGTGTTTCGAGCTATTCTG gattactataaaacaggaataatccGTTGTCCTGATGGCATATCTATTCCTGAACTGAGAGAAGCTTGTGACTATCTTTGTATCTCTTTTGAATATAGTACTATTAAATGTAGAGATCTCA GTGCCCTAATGCATGAGTTATCAAATGATGGTGCTCGTAGACAGTTCGAATTTTACCTGGAAGAAATGATTCTGCCTCTCATGGTAGCTAGTGCCCAGAGTGGGGAACGTGAATGCCACATAGTGGTGCTTACAGACGATGATGTGGTTGATTGGGATGAAGAGTATCCACCACAGATGGGAGAAGAATATTCACAAA TTATTTATAGCACAAAATTATATAGATTTTTCAAGTACATTGAAAACAGAGATGTGGCCAAATCAGTTTTGAAGGAGAGGGGTCTTAAGAAGATTAGATTGGGAATAGAAG GTTATCCAAcctacaaagaaaaagtaaagaaaaggccTGGGGGCCGCCCAGAAGTGATTTACAACTATGTCCAAAGGCCCTTTATTCGAATGTcttgggagaaggaagaaggaaagagtcGGCATGTAGACTTTCAGTGCGTAAAGAGTAAATCTATCACCAACCTTGCAGCAGCTGCCGCAGACATTCCCCAGGACCAGCTGGTGGTCATGCACCCAACTCCTCAAGTGGATGAGCTGGATATTCTCCCTATCCATCCCCCTTCTAGCAACAATGACCTCGATCCTGACGCACAGAATCCGATGCTGTGA
- the BTBD10 gene encoding BTB/POZ domain-containing protein 10 isoform X1 has protein sequence MPKDADLAFSAALFEKAESLYTLISKFFSCFCVSALAYTKVSAPSRVAKGVVEHTKMSLHGASGGHERSRDRRRSSDRSRDSSHERTESQLTPCIRNVTSPTRQHHVEREKDHSSSRPSSPRPQKASPSGSSSSAGNSSRNSSQSSSDGSCKTSGEMVFVYENAKEGARNVRTSERVTLIVDNTRFVVDPSIFTAQPNTMLGRMFGSGREHNFTRPNEKGEYEVAEGIGSTVFRAILDYYKTGIIRCPDGISIPELREACDYLCISFEYSTIKCRDLSALMHELSNDGARRQFEFYLEEMILPLMVASAQSGERECHIVVLTDDDVVDWDEEYPPQMGEEYSQIHLLREITPPEREKARKAHQSNSLKCPAHLEDSTCFIYSTKLYRFFKYIENRDVAKSVLKERGLKKIRLGIEGYPTYKEKVKKRPGGRPEVIYNYVQRPFIRMSWEKEEGKSRHVDFQCVKSKSITNLAAAAADIPQDQLVVMHPTPQVDELDILPIHPPSSNNDLDPDAQNPML, from the exons TGCTCCCTCACGTGTTGCTAAAGGAGTTGTTGAGCACACCAAAATGAGTCTACATGGTGCTAGTGGGGGACATGAGAGATCAAGAGATAGACGAAGGTCAAGTGACCGATCTCGAGATTCATCTCACGAAAGAACAGAATCTCAGCTCACTCCTTGTATTAGAAATGTTACTTCTCCAACACGACAGCACCATGTTG AACGTGAGAAAGATCACAGCTCCTCTCGTCCAAGCAGTCCTCGTCCTCAAAAAGCATCTCCAAGTGGTTCCAGTAGCAGTGCTGGGAACAGCAGCAGAAACAGTAGTCAGTCAAGTTCAGATGGTAGCTGTAAGACATCTGGGGAAATGGTGTTTGTgtatgaaaatgcaaaagaagGAGCTCGGAATGTAAGAACGTCAGAACGAGTGACACTAATAGTGGATAACACTAGATTTGTTGTAGACCCATCCATTTTTACTGCACAGCCAAATACAATGTTGGGCAG GATGTTTGGATCTGGCAGAGAACATAACTTTACACGTCCCAATGAGAAGGGAGAGTATGAGGTGGCAGAGGGGATTGGCTCTACTGTGTTTCGAGCTATTCTG gattactataaaacaggaataatccGTTGTCCTGATGGCATATCTATTCCTGAACTGAGAGAAGCTTGTGACTATCTTTGTATCTCTTTTGAATATAGTACTATTAAATGTAGAGATCTCA GTGCCCTAATGCATGAGTTATCAAATGATGGTGCTCGTAGACAGTTCGAATTTTACCTGGAAGAAATGATTCTGCCTCTCATGGTAGCTAGTGCCCAGAGTGGGGAACGTGAATGCCACATAGTGGTGCTTACAGACGATGATGTGGTTGATTGGGATGAAGAGTATCCACCACAGATGGGAGAAGAATATTCACAAA TTCACCTTTTAAGGGAGATAACTCCACCTGAAAGAGAGAAGGCGAGGAAGGCCCATCAGTCTAACTCCCTGAAGTGCCCAGCACATTTGGAAGACTCAACATGTT TTATTTATAGCACAAAATTATATAGATTTTTCAAGTACATTGAAAACAGAGATGTGGCCAAATCAGTTTTGAAGGAGAGGGGTCTTAAGAAGATTAGATTGGGAATAGAAG GTTATCCAAcctacaaagaaaaagtaaagaaaaggccTGGGGGCCGCCCAGAAGTGATTTACAACTATGTCCAAAGGCCCTTTATTCGAATGTcttgggagaaggaagaaggaaagagtcGGCATGTAGACTTTCAGTGCGTAAAGAGTAAATCTATCACCAACCTTGCAGCAGCTGCCGCAGACATTCCCCAGGACCAGCTGGTGGTCATGCACCCAACTCCTCAAGTGGATGAGCTGGATATTCTCCCTATCCATCCCCCTTCTAGCAACAATGACCTCGATCCTGACGCACAGAATCCGATGCTGTGA
- the BTBD10 gene encoding BTB/POZ domain-containing protein 10 isoform X2 codes for MAGRPHPYDSNSSDPENWDRKLHSRPRKLYKHSSAPSRVAKGVVEHTKMSLHGASGGHERSRDRRRSSDRSRDSSHERTESQLTPCIRNVTSPTRQHHVEREKDHSSSRPSSPRPQKASPSGSSSSAGNSSRNSSQSSSDGSCKTSGEMVFVYENAKEGARNVRTSERVTLIVDNTRFVVDPSIFTAQPNTMLGRMFGSGREHNFTRPNEKGEYEVAEGIGSTVFRAILDYYKTGIIRCPDGISIPELREACDYLCISFEYSTIKCRDLSALMHELSNDGARRQFEFYLEEMILPLMVASAQSGERECHIVVLTDDDVVDWDEEYPPQMGEEYSQIHLLREITPPEREKARKAHQSNSLKCPAHLEDSTCFIYSTKLYRFFKYIENRDVAKSVLKERGLKKIRLGIEGYPTYKEKVKKRPGGRPEVIYNYVQRPFIRMSWEKEEGKSRHVDFQCVKSKSITNLAAAAADIPQDQLVVMHPTPQVDELDILPIHPPSSNNDLDPDAQNPML; via the exons TGCTCCCTCACGTGTTGCTAAAGGAGTTGTTGAGCACACCAAAATGAGTCTACATGGTGCTAGTGGGGGACATGAGAGATCAAGAGATAGACGAAGGTCAAGTGACCGATCTCGAGATTCATCTCACGAAAGAACAGAATCTCAGCTCACTCCTTGTATTAGAAATGTTACTTCTCCAACACGACAGCACCATGTTG AACGTGAGAAAGATCACAGCTCCTCTCGTCCAAGCAGTCCTCGTCCTCAAAAAGCATCTCCAAGTGGTTCCAGTAGCAGTGCTGGGAACAGCAGCAGAAACAGTAGTCAGTCAAGTTCAGATGGTAGCTGTAAGACATCTGGGGAAATGGTGTTTGTgtatgaaaatgcaaaagaagGAGCTCGGAATGTAAGAACGTCAGAACGAGTGACACTAATAGTGGATAACACTAGATTTGTTGTAGACCCATCCATTTTTACTGCACAGCCAAATACAATGTTGGGCAG GATGTTTGGATCTGGCAGAGAACATAACTTTACACGTCCCAATGAGAAGGGAGAGTATGAGGTGGCAGAGGGGATTGGCTCTACTGTGTTTCGAGCTATTCTG gattactataaaacaggaataatccGTTGTCCTGATGGCATATCTATTCCTGAACTGAGAGAAGCTTGTGACTATCTTTGTATCTCTTTTGAATATAGTACTATTAAATGTAGAGATCTCA GTGCCCTAATGCATGAGTTATCAAATGATGGTGCTCGTAGACAGTTCGAATTTTACCTGGAAGAAATGATTCTGCCTCTCATGGTAGCTAGTGCCCAGAGTGGGGAACGTGAATGCCACATAGTGGTGCTTACAGACGATGATGTGGTTGATTGGGATGAAGAGTATCCACCACAGATGGGAGAAGAATATTCACAAA TTCACCTTTTAAGGGAGATAACTCCACCTGAAAGAGAGAAGGCGAGGAAGGCCCATCAGTCTAACTCCCTGAAGTGCCCAGCACATTTGGAAGACTCAACATGTT TTATTTATAGCACAAAATTATATAGATTTTTCAAGTACATTGAAAACAGAGATGTGGCCAAATCAGTTTTGAAGGAGAGGGGTCTTAAGAAGATTAGATTGGGAATAGAAG GTTATCCAAcctacaaagaaaaagtaaagaaaaggccTGGGGGCCGCCCAGAAGTGATTTACAACTATGTCCAAAGGCCCTTTATTCGAATGTcttgggagaaggaagaaggaaagagtcGGCATGTAGACTTTCAGTGCGTAAAGAGTAAATCTATCACCAACCTTGCAGCAGCTGCCGCAGACATTCCCCAGGACCAGCTGGTGGTCATGCACCCAACTCCTCAAGTGGATGAGCTGGATATTCTCCCTATCCATCCCCCTTCTAGCAACAATGACCTCGATCCTGACGCACAGAATCCGATGCTGTGA
- the BTBD10 gene encoding BTB/POZ domain-containing protein 10 isoform X5, which yields MSLHGASGGHERSRDRRRSSDRSRDSSHERTESQLTPCIRNVTSPTRQHHVEREKDHSSSRPSSPRPQKASPSGSSSSAGNSSRNSSQSSSDGSCKTSGEMVFVYENAKEGARNVRTSERVTLIVDNTRFVVDPSIFTAQPNTMLGRMFGSGREHNFTRPNEKGEYEVAEGIGSTVFRAILDYYKTGIIRCPDGISIPELREACDYLCISFEYSTIKCRDLSALMHELSNDGARRQFEFYLEEMILPLMVASAQSGERECHIVVLTDDDVVDWDEEYPPQMGEEYSQIHLLREITPPEREKARKAHQSNSLKCPAHLEDSTCFIYSTKLYRFFKYIENRDVAKSVLKERGLKKIRLGIEGYPTYKEKVKKRPGGRPEVIYNYVQRPFIRMSWEKEEGKSRHVDFQCVKSKSITNLAAAAADIPQDQLVVMHPTPQVDELDILPIHPPSSNNDLDPDAQNPML from the exons ATGAGTCTACATGGTGCTAGTGGGGGACATGAGAGATCAAGAGATAGACGAAGGTCAAGTGACCGATCTCGAGATTCATCTCACGAAAGAACAGAATCTCAGCTCACTCCTTGTATTAGAAATGTTACTTCTCCAACACGACAGCACCATGTTG AACGTGAGAAAGATCACAGCTCCTCTCGTCCAAGCAGTCCTCGTCCTCAAAAAGCATCTCCAAGTGGTTCCAGTAGCAGTGCTGGGAACAGCAGCAGAAACAGTAGTCAGTCAAGTTCAGATGGTAGCTGTAAGACATCTGGGGAAATGGTGTTTGTgtatgaaaatgcaaaagaagGAGCTCGGAATGTAAGAACGTCAGAACGAGTGACACTAATAGTGGATAACACTAGATTTGTTGTAGACCCATCCATTTTTACTGCACAGCCAAATACAATGTTGGGCAG GATGTTTGGATCTGGCAGAGAACATAACTTTACACGTCCCAATGAGAAGGGAGAGTATGAGGTGGCAGAGGGGATTGGCTCTACTGTGTTTCGAGCTATTCTG gattactataaaacaggaataatccGTTGTCCTGATGGCATATCTATTCCTGAACTGAGAGAAGCTTGTGACTATCTTTGTATCTCTTTTGAATATAGTACTATTAAATGTAGAGATCTCA GTGCCCTAATGCATGAGTTATCAAATGATGGTGCTCGTAGACAGTTCGAATTTTACCTGGAAGAAATGATTCTGCCTCTCATGGTAGCTAGTGCCCAGAGTGGGGAACGTGAATGCCACATAGTGGTGCTTACAGACGATGATGTGGTTGATTGGGATGAAGAGTATCCACCACAGATGGGAGAAGAATATTCACAAA TTCACCTTTTAAGGGAGATAACTCCACCTGAAAGAGAGAAGGCGAGGAAGGCCCATCAGTCTAACTCCCTGAAGTGCCCAGCACATTTGGAAGACTCAACATGTT TTATTTATAGCACAAAATTATATAGATTTTTCAAGTACATTGAAAACAGAGATGTGGCCAAATCAGTTTTGAAGGAGAGGGGTCTTAAGAAGATTAGATTGGGAATAGAAG GTTATCCAAcctacaaagaaaaagtaaagaaaaggccTGGGGGCCGCCCAGAAGTGATTTACAACTATGTCCAAAGGCCCTTTATTCGAATGTcttgggagaaggaagaaggaaagagtcGGCATGTAGACTTTCAGTGCGTAAAGAGTAAATCTATCACCAACCTTGCAGCAGCTGCCGCAGACATTCCCCAGGACCAGCTGGTGGTCATGCACCCAACTCCTCAAGTGGATGAGCTGGATATTCTCCCTATCCATCCCCCTTCTAGCAACAATGACCTCGATCCTGACGCACAGAATCCGATGCTGTGA